In Aminobacterium sp. MB27-C1, a single genomic region encodes these proteins:
- a CDS encoding DUF255 domain-containing protein — MSIDEKKAARWEEFREQTLEIAARRNSPEFDAYIGSLTERAWKHVISEGKLNSQNAEATMWKFFCEDQKNR, encoded by the coding sequence ATGTCTATTGATGAGAAAAAAGCTGCCCGTTGGGAAGAATTCAGAGAGCAAACGTTAGAAATAGCAGCTCGGCGCAACAGTCCGGAGTTTGACGCGTATATTGGTTCTTTAACTGAACGAGCATGGAAACATGTCATTTCTGAGGGAAAACTTAATTCTCAGAATGCGGAAGCTACCATGTGGAAATTCTTTTGTGAAGACCAAAAAAATCGCTAG